TGGGTGCGCATCACCTGCCACTCTTCAGGGGTCAAGTGGCCGGGCTTTTCAAGGATCTCGGCGGGGATCGCGAGCTTTCCCAGGTCGTGCAGGTAGCCCGCGATCTGGAACATTTGGCACTCCCGGCGCGAAAAGCCCACCAGGCGCGCCAGCATTTCACCGGTTGCCGCAACTCCGCTGGAGTGGGTGGCGGTGAAGGCGCTCTTGAAGTCGATAATCCGGCAGATCAGCCGCGAGAAGGCCAGCAGCGACTCCGGGTCGATCTCGGCCAGCGCGCCCGCCAGGCTGCGGTTCAGGACCGCCGCCACCCCGCCCGAGGCGATCTCCAGCCAGACGTAGTCCCGCTGGGCGAGCTTCAGAAAGGCCTCCACCATCTGCGGAACGAAGACGCTGCCGCTGCGCCCCGAAATGTTGGCGCAGATTTCCGGCACCTGCCCCAAAACCCCTGCATCCGGTGTGATCAGCACCGCCACCCGGTCGGCCAGGTGCAGCAGGTGGCTG
This sequence is a window from Desulfobacteraceae bacterium. Protein-coding genes within it:
- a CDS encoding HD domain-containing protein; translation: EFAPFREVAGMVRFHHLAWDHGAGETHEGRPVPRGSHLLHLADRVAVLITPDAGVLGQVPEICANISGRSGSVFVPQMVEAFLKLAQRDYVWLEIASGGVAAVLNRSLAGALAEIDPESLLAFSRLICRIIDFKSAFTATHSSGVAATGEMLARLVGFSRRECQMFQIAGYLHDLGKLAIPAEILEKPGHLTPEEWQVMRTHVFFTYQILDPIEALSRISAWGALHQERLNGSGYPFHFTADDIPLGSRIMAVADVFTAITEDRPYRRGMGQAEALTVLRRMARQNELDPALVDLLVRNFEALNRIRAEAQAAAMREYEAFRAALELKETPATA